In Candidatus Desulforudis audaxviator MP104C, a genomic segment contains:
- the selD gene encoding selenide, water dikinase SelD, producing MDAPRLTSLTVGGGUAAKVGPEALAQVLNHLPAMEDARLLVGIETADDAGVFLINDDTALLQTVDFFTPIVDDPRRFGQIAAANALSDIYAMGGIPLTALNIICYPTKEGHLDVLAEILIGGAEKVREAGAVIVGGHSVEDKEPKYGLAVTGIVHPDLLVRNSTARPGDRLVLTKPLGTGIVTSAVKANIVPAELQEAVTVQMAALNDRAARAMRETGPSACTDITGFGLLGHALEMARGSKVGLIFEAGSLPVIERAPEYAALGLIPRGAHANRCFIGEHVSFEQDVPLALQDLMFDPQTSGGLLIAVPDNRLRTLMHKLAEYGVYEARIVGEVTDELSPGRILVRAGNGATAE from the coding sequence GTGGACGCCCCCAGATTGACTTCCCTGACGGTCGGCGGCGGGTGAGCGGCCAAAGTCGGGCCTGAGGCTCTGGCCCAAGTCTTGAATCATTTACCGGCCATGGAAGACGCCCGGCTGCTGGTGGGAATTGAAACGGCGGACGACGCCGGTGTCTTTTTGATTAACGACGATACGGCGCTTTTGCAGACCGTCGATTTCTTCACGCCCATCGTTGACGACCCGCGCCGCTTCGGCCAGATCGCAGCCGCCAACGCCCTGAGTGATATCTACGCCATGGGCGGCATCCCGCTCACGGCCCTGAACATCATCTGCTACCCCACCAAAGAGGGGCACCTGGACGTCCTGGCTGAAATACTGATCGGCGGGGCGGAAAAGGTCCGGGAAGCCGGCGCCGTGATTGTGGGCGGGCACAGCGTCGAGGACAAGGAACCCAAATACGGCCTGGCGGTCACCGGGATCGTGCATCCTGATCTGTTGGTACGGAACAGCACGGCTCGGCCGGGAGACCGGTTGGTGCTCACCAAGCCTCTGGGCACCGGCATCGTCACCTCGGCGGTAAAAGCAAATATAGTGCCCGCCGAACTCCAGGAGGCGGTTACGGTCCAGATGGCTGCCTTGAACGACCGGGCGGCCCGGGCCATGCGCGAAACCGGGCCTTCGGCCTGCACCGACATCACCGGTTTCGGACTTCTGGGGCACGCGCTGGAGATGGCCCGGGGCAGCAAGGTGGGTCTGATTTTCGAGGCCGGCAGTCTGCCGGTCATCGAGCGGGCTCCGGAATACGCCGCCCTGGGACTGATCCCGCGCGGGGCGCACGCCAACCGCTGCTTCATCGGCGAGCACGTGTCCTTCGAACAGGACGTGCCGCTCGCGCTCCAGGACCTGATGTTCGACCCGCAGACTTCGGGCGGGCTTTTGATCGCCGTTCCGGACAACCGGCTCCGCACGCTGATGCACAAGCTGGCGGAGTACGGGGTGTACGAGGCGCGGATCGTCGGCGAGGTGACCGACGAGCTTTCCCCAGGCCGCATCCTGGTCCGCGCCGGAAACGGGGCCACGGCGGAATAG
- a CDS encoding NifB/NifX family molybdenum-iron cluster-binding protein, producing the protein MRIAIATADGNVSEHFGHCPEFTVSEVEDGTIKETRTVPNDVGGPRVVTGLRADVAIAGGIGAGAKRVLEDNGIKVITGASGPVDQVLRDFVAGKLVSSGSLCDHSGQHHGHGHHGGDCAGGRCACADGR; encoded by the coding sequence ATGAGAATTGCCATTGCTACGGCTGACGGAAATGTTTCGGAACACTTCGGGCACTGCCCCGAATTCACGGTCAGCGAGGTTGAGGACGGTACCATTAAAGAGACAAGGACGGTGCCGAATGACGTCGGCGGGCCGCGCGTGGTGACCGGGCTGCGGGCCGACGTGGCCATCGCCGGCGGTATCGGGGCGGGAGCCAAACGCGTGCTGGAAGACAACGGGATTAAGGTTATTACGGGTGCTTCGGGCCCGGTTGACCAGGTGCTGCGGGACTTCGTCGCGGGCAAGCTGGTGTCCAGCGGCTCCCTGTGCGACCATTCCGGCCAGCACCACGGGCATGGGCACCACGGCGGCGACTGCGCCGGCGGCCGCTGCGCCTGCGCGGATGGACGTTAG
- a CDS encoding ATP-binding protein codes for MRMSEPLTVAVASGKGGTGKTTVATNLAYVLERQGRPVWYVDCDVEEPNGHLFLRPGLTEEKKVTVPVPKVDLNRCVHCGLCAEICRYGAIAAVGDMILTFPGMCHSCGGCFLACPAEAISEGERLVGIVEKGRAGPVTFVHGRLRVGEAMSPPLIKAVRRAAGGGAVQVIDVPPGTSCPVITAIRGVNLVVLVTEPTPFGLHDLGLALDMVRELGLPHAVVVNRTDEDNDSARQFCRQRQVKILAEIPDDRRVAEAYSRGEMAASISGYAERFEALLAAVKRMVVR; via the coding sequence ATGAGGATGAGTGAGCCGCTTACGGTGGCCGTGGCCAGCGGCAAGGGCGGTACCGGGAAAACCACCGTGGCCACCAACCTGGCCTACGTGCTGGAGCGGCAAGGCCGCCCGGTCTGGTACGTGGACTGTGATGTCGAGGAGCCGAACGGCCACCTATTCCTCAGACCCGGCCTGACGGAGGAGAAGAAGGTTACGGTCCCTGTCCCGAAGGTGGATTTGAACCGTTGTGTTCACTGCGGCCTCTGCGCCGAGATCTGCCGGTACGGGGCGATCGCAGCGGTGGGAGACATGATTCTGACTTTCCCCGGGATGTGCCACAGCTGCGGCGGGTGCTTCCTGGCCTGTCCCGCGGAGGCGATTTCCGAAGGCGAGCGCCTGGTAGGGATCGTCGAGAAGGGACGGGCCGGACCAGTGACCTTTGTACATGGTCGGCTGCGTGTGGGGGAGGCGATGAGCCCTCCCTTGATCAAGGCGGTCCGGCGGGCGGCAGGTGGGGGCGCCGTGCAGGTCATCGATGTTCCTCCGGGAACTTCCTGCCCGGTGATCACCGCCATCCGAGGGGTGAACTTGGTGGTTCTGGTGACCGAGCCGACGCCTTTCGGATTACACGACCTGGGCCTGGCTCTCGACATGGTGCGGGAGCTGGGCCTCCCCCACGCGGTTGTTGTGAACCGGACGGATGAAGACAACGACAGCGCCCGGCAGTTTTGCCGGCAAAGGCAGGTCAAGATCCTGGCCGAGATTCCCGATGACCGGCGGGTGGCGGAGGCTTACTCCCGCGGGGAAATGGCGGCAAGCATTTCCGGTTACGCGGAGCGGTTTGAGGCACTCCTCGCAGCCGTGAAGAGGATGGTGGTCCGGTGA
- a CDS encoding DUF5320 domain-containing protein produces MPAGDRTGPFGAGPRTGRGLGLCGGAAAPGYTAPEFGQGGRFGAWGFGGCRGGRGRRCWFGGPGRGRAYAWGLSYGPATREDEVETLSEQAAELERALKHVKARLNTLRREKNQGEAEGENEDE; encoded by the coding sequence ATGCCTGCTGGAGATCGGACCGGTCCCTTTGGGGCGGGACCGCGCACGGGACGAGGACTTGGTTTGTGCGGCGGCGCCGCCGCGCCGGGCTACACCGCCCCCGAATTCGGCCAGGGCGGACGCTTCGGCGCCTGGGGTTTCGGCGGTTGCCGGGGCGGACGCGGCCGGCGCTGCTGGTTCGGCGGGCCGGGACGGGGCCGTGCGTACGCCTGGGGCCTATCCTACGGCCCGGCGACCCGCGAGGATGAGGTCGAAACCTTGTCGGAGCAGGCCGCTGAGTTGGAGAGGGCCTTAAAGCACGTTAAAGCGCGTCTTAACACTCTGCGGCGGGAAAAGAACCAGGGTGAGGCCGAGGGCGAGAATGAGGATGAGTGA
- a CDS encoding phosphate ABC transporter ATP-binding protein has product MVLMMDNISKNYGPREVLRVERLSFAAGRIHGVMGPSGAGKSTMLRLLNLLEQPTTGRIFYRGQDVHAYRPRLQLQRRMAMVFQKPVLFDGTVFDNVAYGLRVRGMRGPDVSGRVVDALRWMGLEPLRRARALTLSGGEAQRVALARALVLEPDVLLLDEPTTNLDPNNVALLEKLIREASGRNGTAVILVTHNVFQAKRLADQVIFLYEGRVVEEGPAAEMFRAPKDERTRAFVHGEMIY; this is encoded by the coding sequence GTGGTGCTGATGATGGACAACATCAGCAAGAATTACGGGCCGCGTGAGGTATTGCGCGTGGAGCGGCTGTCCTTTGCCGCGGGCCGGATTCACGGCGTGATGGGGCCGAGCGGCGCCGGGAAAAGCACGATGCTGCGGCTGCTGAACTTGCTGGAGCAGCCGACGACCGGCCGGATTTTCTACCGCGGACAGGATGTACACGCCTACCGTCCGCGGTTGCAGTTGCAGCGCCGGATGGCCATGGTGTTTCAAAAACCGGTGCTCTTCGATGGAACGGTGTTCGACAACGTGGCTTACGGCCTGCGGGTGCGGGGCATGCGCGGGCCGGACGTGAGCGGCAGGGTGGTTGACGCCTTGCGGTGGATGGGACTTGAGCCGCTGCGCCGGGCGCGGGCGCTTACCCTGTCCGGCGGGGAGGCCCAGCGCGTGGCCCTGGCCCGGGCGCTGGTGCTGGAACCGGACGTGCTGCTGCTGGACGAACCCACTACGAACCTGGATCCAAACAACGTGGCGCTCCTGGAGAAGCTGATCCGGGAGGCCAGCGGCCGAAACGGCACAGCGGTGATCCTGGTTACGCACAACGTGTTCCAGGCGAAGCGCCTGGCGGACCAGGTGATCTTCCTCTATGAGGGGCGGGTGGTGGAAGAGGGACCGGCGGCGGAAATGTTCCGAGCCCCCAAGGACGAGCGGACCAGAGCCTTTGTCCACGGCGAAATGATCTATTGA
- a CDS encoding ABC transporter permease, with product MVARDPKLMQIIWLSLQVSGVAVSLAALMGIPLGTWLGMQPARRVRLPALFLYTFMGLPPVLVGLLVYLLLSARGPFGVLSLLYTPTAMIIAQTILALPIIAGLTMVAVRAKDREIRDTAVSLGAGAWQVALTVVREARVAIIGAVVAGTGRVMAEVGAVMMVGGNIEGKTRVMTTAIVLETRRGNFEIAIGLGMVLLFLAFIINTALYRLQGVPRN from the coding sequence GTGGTGGCCCGCGACCCCAAGCTCATGCAGATCATCTGGCTTTCACTCCAGGTGTCGGGAGTGGCCGTGAGTCTCGCCGCCCTGATGGGCATTCCGCTCGGCACCTGGCTGGGTATGCAGCCTGCCCGGCGCGTGCGCTTGCCCGCGCTTTTTCTCTACACTTTCATGGGCCTGCCGCCGGTCCTGGTCGGGCTCTTGGTTTACCTGTTGCTTTCCGCGCGGGGACCCTTCGGTGTTCTGAGCCTGCTTTACACCCCTACGGCCATGATCATCGCCCAGACCATCCTGGCGCTGCCCATCATCGCTGGCCTGACCATGGTCGCCGTGCGCGCCAAAGACCGGGAAATCAGGGACACGGCCGTCTCGCTCGGGGCGGGTGCCTGGCAGGTGGCGCTCACGGTCGTGCGGGAAGCGCGGGTGGCGATCATCGGCGCGGTGGTGGCCGGCACCGGACGGGTGATGGCCGAGGTGGGCGCGGTGATGATGGTCGGCGGGAATATCGAGGGCAAGACCCGAGTGATGACCACCGCCATCGTGCTGGAAACCAGGCGGGGTAACTTTGAAATAGCCATCGGCCTGGGAATGGTGCTGCTGTTTCTGGCCTTCATAATCAACACGGCGCTCTACCGCCTGCAGGGGGTGCCCAGGAATTGA
- a CDS encoding substrate-binding domain-containing protein, with product MKRPAFLAVAVFLTASLVAGCGGGGHQSAETPKEPPKELKLATTTSTYDSGLLEAVLPVFEEKHNYKVSVISVGTGAALETGKRGDCDVLLVHAKEQELALVAEGHFVDRHDVMYNDFVIVGPPDDPAGIAGGRDVKAAFRKIAETEAAFVSRGDDSGTHKTERKIWQGIGLEPRGGWYYSVGQGMGDTLRMASELKGYTLADRGTWVSLKEGLDLKVVLEGDPALFNQYGVMAVNPANHPHVDHEGAMKLIEFFISDEGQDLIAGFKKNGEQLFVPNAS from the coding sequence GTGAAAAGACCAGCGTTTCTCGCGGTAGCGGTATTCTTGACGGCCAGCCTGGTTGCCGGGTGCGGGGGCGGCGGACACCAGAGCGCGGAAACGCCGAAAGAACCGCCAAAGGAACTTAAACTTGCCACCACCACCAGCACCTATGACTCTGGCCTTCTGGAGGCAGTACTGCCGGTTTTTGAGGAAAAGCACAACTACAAGGTGTCCGTGATCTCGGTGGGTACCGGCGCCGCGCTGGAGACCGGCAAACGCGGCGACTGCGACGTGCTCCTGGTCCACGCCAAGGAGCAGGAGTTGGCCCTGGTGGCGGAAGGGCATTTCGTCGACCGCCACGATGTCATGTACAACGACTTCGTGATCGTCGGGCCGCCGGACGACCCGGCAGGCATCGCGGGCGGCCGGGACGTCAAGGCGGCCTTCCGCAAGATCGCGGAAACCGAAGCGGCGTTCGTTTCCCGCGGTGACGATTCGGGGACCCACAAAACCGAACGGAAGATTTGGCAGGGGATCGGGCTTGAGCCCCGGGGCGGCTGGTACTACTCGGTCGGTCAGGGTATGGGCGACACCTTGAGGATGGCGAGCGAACTGAAGGGCTACACACTCGCTGACCGCGGCACCTGGGTGTCCTTGAAGGAAGGCCTGGACCTGAAAGTCGTGTTGGAGGGTGACCCGGCGCTGTTCAACCAGTACGGGGTGATGGCCGTGAACCCGGCCAACCACCCGCATGTGGACCACGAAGGGGCGATGAAGCTCATCGAGTTTTTTATCTCGGATGAAGGTCAGGATCTGATCGCCGGCTTTAAGAAGAACGGCGAACAGCTGTTCGTGCCCAACGCCTCCTAG
- a CDS encoding Lon protease family protein, translating to MNKHTNLGSGRKGCRGLVTKATAEQVRRVCEPETLGFAHTDELPSLEGIIGQERAVRALHFGLGIKEQGFNVFVAGPPGTGKITAVENFIEELAAGQPVPSDWCYVHNFRQPQRPRALELPTGRGAELQEDLHQIISLVQRDIRRAFNSEEYGRRRTEQLEVFAARRNELLNALGKAVHEKGFALQVTPVGFMITPLVEGRMVKEEEFMSLPAEVREGFARRKDQLQGVIQDAMRQLGGVEREAREALEKLDREVAEFVVVPLVAPLQDKYGALSEVREYLDEVRDDLLKNYGLFKEAGFDAEPREQKGSPSRTDPVRKYEVNVLVDNSGRKGAPVVMEVNPSVPNLVGRIDREAQFGALVTDFTMIRAGSLHNANGGYLVIPVDELLKNPFSWSVLKRAMRNKKIAIEDFGDRHGILSAKSLQPEPIPFRAKVVLLGSPELYRLFYLLDPEFQELFKVKAEFDSVMPRNPENVRKYAAFFATLCRKEGLLHIDVSGIARLVEYGSRMAENQEMLSARFADIADVVREANYYALSEGAEYILSAHIQKAVDERLHRVNLVQEKLAEWLDRGLLLVETDGAETGQVNALTVADLGDISFGRPVRVTASVAAGRSGVVDIERESRLGGPLHTKGVLILGGFLAERFGRDEPLTLAARLVFEQSYSGVDGDSASVAELAAIVSALTGVPVRQGIAVTGSMNQKGRVQAIGGVNEKVEGFFDLCRARGLTGRQGVVIPRSNVQNLMLKEEVIEAVRAGQFAIFPVETVDEALSVLTGEDPRRLQALAEARVKALREKAHGNGEKETVSSRPANAGTPAVAPATLLASQLAEKGGGGKAGVGDTREKPEPAGIFRKTVGRNPAGTSESIT from the coding sequence TTGAATAAACATACTAATTTAGGTTCCGGACGGAAGGGGTGTCGCGGTCTGGTTACCAAAGCCACGGCCGAGCAGGTGCGCAGAGTCTGTGAACCGGAGACCCTTGGTTTCGCTCACACCGACGAGTTACCGTCACTGGAAGGAATTATCGGTCAGGAACGGGCGGTCAGAGCCCTGCACTTCGGTCTGGGGATCAAGGAGCAGGGTTTCAACGTTTTTGTGGCCGGACCTCCCGGCACCGGCAAAATCACCGCGGTGGAAAACTTTATTGAGGAGTTGGCCGCCGGGCAGCCGGTCCCTTCGGACTGGTGCTACGTCCACAACTTCCGGCAACCCCAGCGCCCCCGGGCCCTGGAGCTTCCCACCGGCAGGGGGGCGGAACTGCAGGAGGACTTGCACCAGATCATCTCCCTGGTCCAGCGGGACATCCGCCGGGCCTTCAACAGTGAGGAGTACGGGCGCCGCCGCACGGAGCAGTTGGAAGTATTCGCCGCCCGCCGGAACGAACTTTTAAACGCCCTGGGGAAAGCGGTGCACGAAAAGGGTTTTGCGTTGCAGGTCACTCCGGTGGGTTTTATGATCACCCCCCTGGTCGAAGGCCGAATGGTTAAAGAGGAAGAGTTCATGAGTCTGCCGGCGGAGGTCCGCGAAGGCTTCGCCCGCAGAAAAGACCAGCTGCAGGGGGTTATCCAGGATGCCATGCGCCAGTTGGGCGGGGTCGAACGGGAAGCCCGGGAAGCCCTGGAAAAACTGGACCGGGAAGTGGCGGAATTCGTGGTGGTGCCCCTGGTCGCCCCGCTGCAGGATAAATACGGGGCACTGTCCGAAGTCCGGGAGTATCTGGACGAGGTCCGGGATGACTTGCTGAAAAACTACGGGCTTTTCAAGGAGGCCGGCTTTGACGCTGAGCCGCGTGAGCAGAAGGGAAGCCCCTCCCGCACCGATCCCGTGCGCAAGTACGAGGTCAACGTGCTGGTGGACAACTCCGGGCGCAAAGGCGCTCCGGTGGTGATGGAGGTCAACCCGAGCGTTCCCAACCTGGTGGGCCGTATCGACCGGGAAGCCCAGTTCGGGGCGTTGGTGACGGACTTCACTATGATCCGCGCCGGGTCGCTGCATAACGCAAACGGCGGCTATCTGGTCATTCCGGTGGACGAGTTGCTCAAAAACCCCTTTTCGTGGTCGGTCTTAAAGCGGGCGATGCGCAACAAAAAGATCGCGATCGAAGACTTCGGGGACCGTCACGGAATCCTCTCGGCAAAAAGCTTGCAGCCGGAACCCATCCCCTTCCGCGCCAAGGTGGTGCTTCTGGGGAGCCCGGAACTGTACCGGCTGTTTTACCTCCTGGATCCAGAGTTTCAGGAATTGTTCAAGGTCAAAGCCGAGTTTGACAGCGTCATGCCGCGGAACCCGGAAAACGTGCGCAAGTACGCCGCCTTCTTCGCCACCCTGTGCCGGAAAGAGGGCCTTTTGCATATCGATGTTTCGGGTATCGCCCGCCTGGTGGAATACGGCTCACGCATGGCGGAGAACCAGGAGATGCTGTCGGCCCGGTTCGCCGACATCGCCGACGTGGTGCGGGAGGCGAACTATTATGCGCTCTCCGAAGGGGCGGAGTATATCTTAAGCGCGCATATCCAGAAGGCGGTCGACGAACGGCTCCACCGGGTGAACCTGGTGCAAGAGAAGCTGGCCGAGTGGCTGGACCGCGGGCTCCTGCTGGTTGAAACGGACGGTGCGGAGACCGGCCAGGTGAACGCCCTGACCGTGGCCGACCTCGGGGACATTTCTTTCGGCCGGCCGGTCCGGGTCACGGCCAGCGTGGCGGCGGGCCGGAGCGGCGTGGTCGACATTGAACGGGAATCCAGGCTGGGCGGTCCGCTGCACACCAAAGGAGTTTTGATCCTGGGCGGCTTCCTTGCCGAGCGCTTCGGACGGGACGAGCCTTTGACCCTGGCGGCGCGCCTGGTCTTCGAGCAATCCTACTCGGGAGTGGACGGGGACAGCGCCTCGGTGGCCGAGTTGGCGGCGATTGTGTCCGCCCTCACCGGCGTGCCGGTCCGCCAGGGGATTGCCGTGACCGGTTCGATGAACCAGAAGGGGCGGGTGCAAGCCATCGGCGGGGTCAACGAAAAAGTGGAGGGCTTCTTCGACCTCTGCCGGGCCCGTGGACTGACCGGCCGGCAGGGAGTGGTTATCCCCCGGTCCAACGTCCAGAATCTCATGCTCAAGGAAGAGGTGATCGAGGCCGTGCGTGCCGGGCAGTTCGCCATCTTTCCGGTGGAAACGGTGGACGAGGCGTTGTCCGTCCTGACCGGGGAAGATCCCCGAAGACTGCAGGCGCTGGCCGAGGCCCGGGTGAAAGCGCTGCGCGAGAAGGCTCACGGTAACGGGGAAAAGGAGACGGTGAGCAGCCGACCCGCTAACGCGGGTACCCCGGCTGTGGCTCCTGCGACGCTGCTGGCCAGTCAACTAGCTGAAAAAGGGGGAGGTGGTAAAGCAGGTGTTGGGGATACCCGGGAAAAGCCTGAACCGGCAGGGATTTTTAGAAAAACGGTTGGCAGGAATCCGGCCGGCACAAGCGAATCAATAACCTGA